One segment of Engraulis encrasicolus isolate BLACKSEA-1 chromosome 7, IST_EnEncr_1.0, whole genome shotgun sequence DNA contains the following:
- the trim47 gene encoding E3 ubiquitin-protein ligase TRIM47 → MATAAEKNRGEIQKELVCAICLEYFNDPVILKCGHNFCRDCILMHWEENGGDDIGYQCPECRMVFGKMSFTKNYLVKNLVDKLSEFDCLKTVKPAAPSKAIKSDGKCERHREELKLYCHSDNKPICVVCRESRAHRHHDVAPLPEVIEDMKSELRLRLIKLNWQKSMCSRVKAIDEQTKTDVKMKKQALKEKIEDDVGALVQFLLDEKDDLLESLDAEEVATVAVIDENLKLVGNEEASVDKAIADIQTQLSDTASFENIKKVYSSPFQCSNSNVQSSNCPADWYEFTGPFQLIMWKKMMHVLHTMPQNLTLDLDTAHPCLAISDFDTKVEENRTRSQEADVPQRFTRFFGVLATAQYSSGQHYWEVDVRDKGVWYLGVTSEYSNRKGFVSLSPSAGYWSLCLQDRLYANEEDARLPVADYWNSPRVGVFLDYDRGRVSFYDAVTMKHIYTFSAYFDEPVSPFFSPGKNDPGSRLQICHYY, encoded by the exons ATGGCTACAGcggcagagaaaaacagaggggaGATACAGAAAGAATTGGTTTGCGCGATTTGCCTGGAATATTTTAACGACCCAGTGATCTTAAAATGCGGTCACAATTTCTGTCGCGACTGCATCCTCATGCACTGGGAAGAAAACGGAGGCGATGATATTGGTTACCAGTGCCCGGAGTGTCGGATG GTATTTGGTAAGATGAGCTTCACCAAGAACTATCTGGTGAAGAATTTGGTCGACAAGCTGAGTGAATTCGACTGCTTGAAAACAGTCAAGCCAGCGGCACCTTCAAAGGCCATCAAATCGGATGGGAAATGTGAGCGACACCGCGAAGAACTGAAGTTGTATTGCCACAGCGATAACAAACCCATATGCGTTGTGTGTCGGGAGTCGagggcacacag ACACCATGATGTGGCGCCATTACCAGAGGTCATTGAAGATATGAAG AGTGAACTTCGTTTGAGGCTGATCAAGTTGAACTGGCAGAAGTCGATGTGTTCTAGAGTGAAGGCCATAGACGAGCAAACCAAGACTGATGTCAAG ATGAAGAAGCAGGcgttgaaggagaagattgaggaCGACGTGGGGGCGCTGGTGCAGTTTCTCCTGGATGAGAAGGACGACCTGCTGGAGAGCCTGGACGCAGAAGAGGTGGCAACGGTGGCCGTCATCGATGAGAACCTCAAGCTGGTGGGCAATGAGGAAGCCAGCGTGGACAAGGCCATCGCAGACATCCAGACCCAGCTCAGCGACACCGCCAGCTTTGAG AACATCAAGAAGGTGTATTCAAG TCCATTCCAGTGTAGCAACAGCAACGTGCAGTCCAGCAACTGCCCGGCAGACTGGTACGAGTTCACAGGACCTTTCCAGCTCATCATGTGGAAGAAGATGATGCACGTTTTACACACCA TGCCTCAGAACCTGACTCTGGACCTGGACACGGCGCACCCGTGCCTGGCCATCAGTGACTTCGACACCAAGGTGGAGGAGAACCGCACGCGCTCGCAGGAGGCGGACGTGCCGCAGCGCTTCACCCGCTTCTTCGGCGTGCTGGCCACGGCACAGTACAGCTCGGGCCAGCACTACTGGGAGGTGGACGTGCGCGACAAGGGCGTCTGGTACCTGGGCGTCACCTCCGAGTACAGCAACCGCAAGGGCTTCGTCAGCCTGTCGCCCTCGGCCGGATACTGGAGCCTGTGCCTGCAGGACCGGCTGTACGCCAACGAGGAGGACGCCCGGCTGCCCGTGGCCGACTACTGGAACTCGCCGCGCGTGGGCGTCTTCCTGGACTACGACCGCGGGCGCGTCTCCTTCTACGACGCCGTCACCATGAAGCACATCTACACCTTCAGCGCCTACTTCGACGAGCCCGTCTCGCCCTTCTTCAGCCCCGGCAAGAACGACCCGGGCAGCCGGCTGCAGATATGCCACTACTACTGA